The following are encoded in a window of Haloarcula halophila genomic DNA:
- a CDS encoding DUF3604 domain-containing protein, which translates to MSVLAKFAEVLRVFTQRRPSVGELLASRTGRFDRVHAIVPSDAVVDESVTVTVQLWDEYERLHAADRRFRVTATDDRATVPDRVALQREDDGYATVDGLSFASPGTHYLTLTDEVTGRQFHTNPIRVHESEPDRRTLWGDIHLHSRFSDGAGSMSKGMRFGRDVMALDVVAYTDHDTMGFFIPPQLQRWLMDRSNFQEMKARTDRLDDPGEFVTLFAYEWTKQPHVGGHVNVYFRDTDGAVLFDSLAARSNTYEKLFDRLREYNAECDNEAVAISHHPAESMYPFDFAGVDYDDEVAPLVEVYSQWGSSEYPGREGNRRPVTMGSGEIDEDGHYVRDALALGNRVGMLAGSDYHGPHPGHSLVHTKPHLPSLAEWREDGIGWGHIWRVWNEPSHPGGLTAFRAESHTRDGVFDALSTRRVYGTTQPDRILVDFSLGGISVGEAGSTVEIDDPTAPRTLSIDVAGTAPIEVIEVVKNNRVWATVEGTTDPDAGLESFTLTATLTDDEPVTGMAYDDERGTEDDCYYLRVVQADGGMAWVGPLWVTVRE; encoded by the coding sequence ATGTCGGTCCTCGCGAAGTTCGCCGAAGTCCTCCGGGTGTTCACGCAGCGACGCCCATCGGTCGGGGAGCTGTTGGCCAGTCGAACCGGCCGGTTCGACCGGGTACACGCGATCGTGCCCTCCGACGCCGTCGTCGACGAGTCGGTCACCGTGACGGTCCAGCTCTGGGACGAGTACGAGCGGCTGCACGCTGCAGACCGACGGTTCCGGGTGACCGCGACGGACGACCGGGCGACGGTCCCGGACCGCGTGGCGCTCCAGCGGGAGGACGACGGGTACGCCACGGTCGACGGCCTGTCGTTTGCCAGCCCGGGGACCCACTACCTGACGCTGACCGACGAAGTGACCGGACGGCAGTTTCACACCAACCCGATCCGCGTCCACGAGTCCGAACCCGACAGGCGGACGCTGTGGGGCGATATCCACCTCCACTCGCGGTTCTCCGACGGCGCGGGGTCGATGTCGAAGGGGATGCGGTTCGGCCGGGACGTGATGGCGCTCGACGTCGTCGCCTACACGGACCACGACACGATGGGGTTTTTCATCCCGCCACAGCTCCAGCGCTGGCTCATGGACCGCTCGAACTTCCAGGAGATGAAAGCCCGGACGGATCGGCTCGACGACCCGGGCGAGTTCGTCACCCTGTTCGCCTACGAGTGGACCAAACAGCCCCACGTGGGCGGTCACGTCAACGTCTACTTCCGCGATACCGACGGGGCAGTGCTGTTCGACTCCCTGGCCGCCCGGAGCAACACCTACGAGAAACTGTTCGACCGGCTCCGGGAGTACAACGCCGAGTGCGACAACGAGGCCGTCGCGATCTCACACCACCCGGCGGAATCGATGTACCCGTTCGACTTCGCCGGCGTCGACTACGACGACGAGGTTGCCCCGCTCGTGGAGGTGTACTCACAGTGGGGCTCCAGCGAGTACCCCGGCCGCGAGGGCAACCGTCGACCGGTGACGATGGGCTCCGGCGAGATCGACGAGGACGGCCACTACGTTCGGGACGCCCTCGCACTGGGCAACCGTGTGGGGATGCTCGCCGGGTCGGACTACCACGGCCCCCATCCCGGCCACTCGCTGGTCCACACGAAGCCACACCTCCCCAGCCTCGCCGAGTGGCGGGAGGACGGGATCGGGTGGGGCCACATCTGGCGGGTCTGGAACGAGCCGAGCCATCCCGGCGGTCTGACGGCGTTCCGGGCCGAGAGCCACACCCGGGACGGCGTCTTCGACGCGCTCTCGACCCGTCGGGTCTACGGGACCACACAGCCAGATCGAATCCTCGTCGACTTTTCGCTCGGCGGAATCTCTGTCGGGGAAGCGGGTTCGACCGTCGAGATCGACGATCCCACGGCACCGCGGACCCTCTCGATCGACGTGGCCGGGACCGCCCCGATCGAAGTGATCGAGGTCGTCAAGAACAACCGGGTGTGGGCGACAGTCGAGGGAACCACCGATCCGGACGCGGGCCTGGAGTCGTTTACCCTGACGGCGACGCTGACCGACGACGAACCGGTGACCGGCATGGCCTACGACGACGAACGCGGAACCGAGGACGACTGCTACTACCTCCGGGTCGTCCAGGCCGACGGTGGCATGGCGTGGGTCGGGCCGCTGTGGGTGACTGTCCGCGAGTGA
- a CDS encoding NUDIX hydrolase, giving the protein MTDDLAWETLAAETAYDCPGFDVVHEDVRLPDGTETDFDYLREGDSVVVLPFTPEGAVVVIEEWRQAVGRVNRGLPAGSMEADDPDPRAAVDRELREETGYEAGSVEFLYTAEPANGYADSVFHYFLATDCESTGQQDLDFNESIRVETTAFDDLLDGVRTGDIRDGRSAVGIMYYALFER; this is encoded by the coding sequence ATGACGGACGACCTCGCCTGGGAGACGCTGGCTGCCGAGACCGCCTACGACTGTCCGGGGTTCGACGTGGTTCACGAGGACGTGCGACTCCCGGACGGGACCGAGACCGACTTCGATTACCTCCGGGAGGGAGACAGCGTCGTCGTCCTCCCGTTCACGCCCGAGGGTGCGGTGGTCGTCATCGAGGAGTGGCGGCAGGCCGTCGGTCGGGTCAATCGGGGTCTTCCGGCCGGAAGCATGGAAGCCGACGATCCGGACCCGCGGGCGGCCGTCGACCGGGAGTTACGCGAGGAGACCGGCTACGAGGCCGGGAGCGTCGAGTTCCTCTACACCGCCGAACCGGCGAACGGCTACGCCGATTCAGTGTTCCACTACTTCCTGGCGACCGACTGCGAGTCGACAGGCCAGCAGGACCTGGATTTCAACGAGTCGATCCGCGTCGAGACGACGGCGTTCGACGACCTGCTCGACGGCGTCCGAACCGGCGACATCCGGGACGGCCGTTCGGCGGTCGGGATCATGTACTACGCGCTGTTCGAGCGGTGA
- the tgtA gene encoding tRNA guanosine(15) transglycosylase TgtA gives MSNFEVRTYDAAGRLGELTVPRAGVTVETPTLMPVVNPHVQTVAPSTLESEFGAEILITNSYILHGSDELREPAVERGLHDLLDFSGAIMTDSGSFQLAEYGEIDVTTEEILTFQYDIGSDIGTPVDIPTPPDVAREQAVDEQETTQERLERATEVDTGEMLVTAPVQGSTHPDLRERAAREAAGTGLDVFPLGAVVPLMNEYRYDDLVDVVAACKRGLGERGPVHLFGAGHPMMFALAAALGCDLFDSAAYALYARDDRYLTVRGTEQLDDLAYFPCECPVCTAHEPDAVRSMADDDREELLARHNLHVTYGEIRTVRQAIRGGNLLELVDARARGHPTMLDGYRTLLDHAAQLERTDRVSKDAFFHTSTESARRPEVLRHQQRLDRFELAGDEVLLTEGGSNSDYDETWGVVPPFGPYPRGLSETYPLTAEVPDRTDRRAYEVAADGVARLVDLHPDVSFTLVHDDWPATALERVPDRVRLRDLHARE, from the coding sequence ATGAGCAACTTCGAGGTCAGGACCTACGACGCCGCTGGCCGGCTGGGCGAACTCACAGTCCCCAGGGCCGGGGTCACCGTCGAGACGCCGACGCTGATGCCGGTCGTCAACCCCCACGTCCAGACGGTCGCGCCGTCGACGCTCGAATCCGAGTTCGGCGCGGAGATCCTCATCACCAACAGCTACATCCTGCATGGCTCGGACGAACTCCGCGAACCGGCCGTGGAGCGGGGACTGCACGACCTGCTGGACTTTTCCGGGGCGATCATGACCGACTCCGGCTCGTTTCAACTGGCGGAGTACGGCGAGATCGACGTCACGACCGAGGAGATCCTGACGTTCCAGTACGACATCGGGAGCGACATCGGGACGCCGGTCGACATCCCGACGCCGCCGGACGTCGCCCGCGAGCAGGCCGTCGACGAACAGGAAACGACACAGGAACGGTTGGAACGAGCGACCGAGGTCGACACCGGCGAGATGCTGGTCACCGCACCGGTCCAGGGTTCGACGCATCCGGACCTCCGGGAGCGGGCCGCTCGGGAGGCTGCCGGGACCGGCCTGGACGTGTTCCCGCTCGGTGCCGTGGTGCCGCTGATGAACGAGTATCGCTACGACGACCTGGTCGACGTCGTCGCCGCGTGCAAACGCGGCCTGGGCGAACGTGGTCCGGTCCACCTGTTCGGGGCCGGCCACCCCATGATGTTCGCACTGGCGGCCGCGCTGGGCTGTGACCTGTTCGATTCGGCGGCCTACGCGCTGTACGCCCGGGACGACCGCTATCTGACGGTCCGCGGGACCGAGCAACTCGACGACCTGGCGTACTTCCCCTGCGAGTGCCCGGTCTGTACCGCCCACGAGCCCGACGCGGTCAGGTCGATGGCCGACGACGACCGGGAGGAACTGCTGGCTCGACACAACCTCCACGTCACCTACGGCGAGATCCGGACCGTCCGGCAAGCGATCCGGGGCGGCAATCTCCTGGAACTTGTCGACGCCCGGGCGCGCGGGCACCCGACGATGCTGGACGGCTATCGGACGCTGCTGGACCACGCCGCGCAACTCGAACGGACCGACCGGGTCTCGAAAGACGCCTTCTTCCACACCTCGACGGAGAGCGCCCGTCGGCCGGAGGTACTGCGCCACCAGCAGCGTCTCGACCGGTTCGAACTCGCCGGCGACGAGGTCCTGCTGACCGAGGGCGGTTCCAACAGCGACTACGACGAGACCTGGGGCGTCGTTCCGCCGTTCGGTCCCTATCCGCGGGGGCTGTCGGAGACCTACCCGCTGACGGCCGAGGTGCCCGACCGGACCGACCGGCGGGCCTACGAGGTGGCCGCCGACGGGGTCGCACGGCTCGTCGACCTCCACCCCGACGTGTCGTTTACCCTGGTCCACGACGACTGGCCGGCGACGGCACTGGAGCGCGTTCCCGACCGGGTCCGACTCCGTGATCTCCACGCCCGCGAGTGA
- a CDS encoding CBS domain-containing protein, with protein MGHDRTLVEDIMTTPLERTGPDATVTEAAATMRDKDISALLVTTAPPSIITSTDILDAVAQERDTAELLVSDLMTESVETVPPDLPLSETAAMMTNFGINHLPVVDDDYVGMVSSSDITGEMH; from the coding sequence ATGGGACACGATCGAACACTCGTCGAAGACATCATGACGACGCCGCTGGAACGGACCGGCCCGGACGCGACGGTCACCGAGGCCGCGGCCACGATGCGCGACAAGGACATCAGCGCTCTGCTCGTGACGACTGCGCCCCCGTCGATCATCACCAGCACGGACATCCTCGACGCCGTCGCACAGGAGCGTGACACCGCCGAGTTGCTGGTCTCGGATCTGATGACCGAATCCGTCGAGACGGTCCCGCCGGACCTGCCGCTCTCCGAGACGGCGGCGATGATGACGAACTTCGGGATCAACCACCTTCCGGTCGTCGACGACGACTACGTCGGGATGGTCTCCTCGTCGGATATCACCGGCGAGATGCACTGA
- the arcS gene encoding archaeosine synthase subunit alpha produces MTDYFEVHERDAAARLGELRLAESVTTPALVDDADADTPGDPHRILSDAGSRWASDPDPPEGDESTLTVLPHRGLPAGTPEEVSEAFAADPTEVAFPSAAVVSPATAADHGTDAYVLSGAPGAVGHAAAFVDAVTTVREAVPADTALYLPGVATPRNVATMVYAGVDLVDPHRAVVRGTEGRYLTTDEAYFLEDLDELPCACPACQTPREAFDRQDCVAHNVNALAAELRRVRRRVRDGRLRDYVEGQARQDNWLTATVRRLDQEYGYMEERTPLVRRAELAAATEDAIRRVEIQRFAQRVTERYRPRFDDRPLVLVPCSARKPYSDSQSHKQYHDAIQWRAHVVSMTSPIGVVPQELELTYPAQHYDSVVTGRWSANEIEFVSRVLRNYLEDTDYPEIVAHVPGEGYREICERVEDALDLEFSYTVTDHPTTADSLGNLAAELEGWGKYPKREREHNTIRAVADYQFGAGAGDELFEDLSTQGRYPQLRADDADGEQLAALAQQYGTLSLTTAGARRWVDSDVPTKTVEIEPFVPHGSVLAPGIVDAGDDIRVGDDVVVRGEAAFGVGRAEMSGPEMRSSTRGIAVQMRHVEEQ; encoded by the coding sequence ATGACCGACTACTTCGAGGTCCACGAGCGCGACGCCGCCGCGCGACTGGGCGAACTCCGTCTCGCCGAGTCCGTGACGACGCCGGCGCTGGTGGACGACGCCGACGCTGACACGCCCGGGGACCCCCACCGGATTCTCTCTGACGCGGGGAGCCGCTGGGCGAGCGACCCCGATCCGCCGGAGGGCGACGAGTCGACACTGACGGTTCTCCCACACCGCGGACTCCCGGCCGGGACGCCCGAGGAGGTCAGCGAGGCGTTCGCCGCCGACCCTACGGAAGTTGCGTTCCCGAGCGCTGCCGTCGTCTCGCCGGCGACCGCCGCCGACCACGGGACCGACGCCTACGTCCTCTCGGGCGCGCCCGGTGCCGTCGGCCACGCCGCCGCCTTCGTCGATGCCGTGACGACCGTCCGCGAGGCAGTTCCGGCCGACACGGCGCTGTATCTGCCCGGCGTGGCGACGCCCCGCAACGTCGCGACGATGGTCTACGCCGGCGTCGACCTCGTCGACCCGCATCGTGCCGTCGTCCGAGGGACCGAGGGTCGCTATCTCACGACCGACGAGGCGTACTTCCTGGAGGATCTGGACGAACTCCCCTGTGCCTGTCCGGCTTGCCAGACGCCCCGTGAGGCGTTCGACCGCCAGGACTGTGTCGCCCACAACGTCAACGCGCTGGCCGCCGAACTCCGGCGGGTCCGCCGACGGGTCCGTGACGGCCGACTCCGGGACTACGTCGAGGGCCAAGCCCGACAGGACAACTGGCTGACGGCGACGGTCCGTCGGCTCGATCAGGAGTACGGCTACATGGAGGAGCGCACCCCGCTCGTCCGTCGGGCCGAACTCGCCGCGGCCACCGAGGACGCCATCCGTCGCGTCGAGATCCAGCGGTTCGCCCAGCGGGTCACCGAGCGGTACCGGCCCCGGTTCGACGACCGACCGCTCGTCCTGGTCCCCTGTTCGGCGCGCAAACCCTACAGCGACTCCCAGAGCCACAAACAGTACCACGACGCGATCCAGTGGCGCGCCCACGTCGTCTCGATGACCTCGCCGATCGGGGTCGTTCCCCAGGAACTGGAACTGACCTACCCCGCCCAGCACTACGACTCGGTGGTGACGGGGCGCTGGAGCGCCAACGAGATCGAGTTCGTCAGCCGGGTCCTCCGGAACTACCTCGAAGACACCGACTACCCGGAGATCGTCGCACACGTCCCCGGTGAGGGATACCGGGAGATCTGTGAGCGCGTCGAGGACGCTCTGGACCTGGAGTTTTCCTACACCGTCACGGACCACCCGACGACCGCGGACTCGCTGGGCAACCTCGCGGCCGAGTTGGAGGGGTGGGGCAAGTACCCAAAACGCGAACGCGAGCACAACACGATCCGTGCGGTCGCCGACTACCAGTTCGGGGCCGGTGCCGGCGACGAACTGTTCGAGGACCTCTCGACGCAGGGGCGGTATCCACAACTCCGGGCCGACGACGCCGACGGCGAGCAACTGGCGGCGCTGGCCCAGCAGTACGGCACGCTGTCGCTGACGACGGCCGGCGCGCGCCGCTGGGTCGACAGCGACGTGCCGACCAAGACCGTCGAGATCGAACCGTTCGTCCCGCACGGCTCCGTGCTGGCCCCGGGGATCGTCGACGCCGGCGACGACATCCGCGTCGGCGACGACGTGGTCGTCCGGGGCGAGGCAGCCTTCGGGGTCGGCCGCGCCGAGATGAGCGGCCCCGAGATGCGATCCTCGACGCGGGGTATCGCCGTCCAGATGCGCCACGTCGAGGAGCAGTAG
- a CDS encoding glutathione-independent formaldehyde dehydrogenase, producing the protein MRAVVYKGEKEVAVEEVDEPEIEHPNDVVIDITTTCICGSDLHMYEGRTAAEPGIVFGHENMGIVSAVGDAVSDLEIGDRVVAPFNVACGFCENCENGYTGFCTNVNPGFAGGAYGYVAMGPYTGGQAEKLRIPYADFNALKLPDGDEHEESFSLLADIFPTGWHGTELANLKAGDSVAVFGAGPVGLMAAYSAKLKGASEIYVVDRVPSRLELAEEHCDAHAINFDEGDPVDQIIEEHGGEVDKGVDAVGYQALDPEQTSKGDDYAYDPAKENPAVVINSLIRVVRPTGELGIPGLYVPEDPNAPDEMAAQGRLGIDFGLLFEKGQALGTGQCNVKSYNRQLRDMIIEGRADPSWVVSHRVNLDQAPEMYERFDDREAEDGAFTKVLLEP; encoded by the coding sequence ATGAGAGCAGTCGTATACAAAGGCGAGAAGGAGGTTGCCGTCGAGGAGGTCGACGAACCGGAGATAGAGCACCCCAACGACGTGGTAATTGATATCACGACAACATGCATCTGTGGGTCGGACCTGCACATGTACGAGGGGCGGACAGCCGCCGAGCCGGGTATCGTGTTCGGCCACGAGAACATGGGGATCGTCTCGGCGGTCGGCGACGCCGTCAGCGACCTGGAGATCGGCGACCGGGTCGTTGCGCCGTTCAACGTCGCCTGCGGGTTCTGCGAGAACTGTGAGAACGGGTATACCGGGTTCTGTACCAACGTCAACCCCGGCTTCGCCGGCGGTGCCTACGGCTACGTCGCCATGGGGCCGTACACGGGTGGCCAAGCCGAGAAGCTCCGCATCCCCTACGCGGACTTCAACGCGCTGAAACTGCCGGACGGTGACGAGCACGAGGAGTCGTTCTCGCTGCTCGCGGACATCTTCCCGACAGGGTGGCACGGCACAGAACTGGCGAACCTCAAAGCCGGCGACTCCGTCGCGGTCTTCGGGGCGGGTCCCGTCGGGCTGATGGCGGCCTACAGCGCGAAACTGAAAGGCGCAAGCGAGATCTACGTCGTAGACCGGGTTCCCTCCCGACTGGAACTCGCGGAGGAGCACTGCGACGCCCACGCCATCAACTTCGACGAGGGCGATCCGGTCGACCAGATCATCGAGGAGCACGGCGGCGAGGTCGACAAGGGCGTCGACGCGGTCGGCTATCAGGCCCTGGACCCCGAGCAGACCAGCAAGGGCGACGACTACGCCTACGATCCTGCCAAGGAGAACCCGGCGGTCGTCATCAACAGTCTCATCAGGGTGGTCCGGCCGACGGGCGAACTCGGCATCCCCGGGCTCTACGTCCCGGAGGACCCCAACGCACCGGACGAGATGGCCGCGCAGGGTCGCCTCGGCATCGACTTCGGACTGCTGTTCGAGAAGGGGCAGGCACTGGGGACCGGCCAGTGTAACGTCAAGTCCTACAACCGACAGCTCCGGGACATGATCATCGAGGGGCGAGCCGACCCGAGTTGGGTCGTCTCCCACCGCGTCAACCTCGACCAGGCCCCGGAGATGTACGAGCGATTCGACGACCGCGAGGCCGAGGACGGCGCGTTCACGAAGGTGCTGCTGGAGCCGTAG
- a CDS encoding CobW family GTP-binding protein: MTVISGPLGAGKTTLVNNLLNDPGERQVAVVVNDMGEVNVDAELLAEETDEGVVDLSNGCICCRLQDDLVTEVTRLAESRTFDYLVVEASGISEPIPIARTLTVGTDAGSLPDRFRLDTTVSVVDAFGFWKAFDPGESLPEAAPDPQRPLTEVMVDQIEFCDVLLLNKCDMVPDEELDAVEAAVRELQPRARLHRTTYSEVDPGAVLGTGLFDFDAARRSQGWKRALAGTDDGSESGHDHGDQPAAAAHGVGSFVYRRERPFDPELFDEWLDAWDGDIVRLKGFVWVTSRPETVLGVSQAGPAVRAGPIGEWGEDDPATRLVVIGRDLDEDAVTADLDACLGGESAPPSAEDDPFPRE; this comes from the coding sequence ATGACGGTCATCAGCGGTCCGCTCGGTGCCGGCAAGACGACACTGGTCAACAACCTCCTGAACGACCCCGGCGAGCGGCAGGTCGCCGTCGTCGTCAACGACATGGGGGAGGTAAACGTCGACGCGGAACTGCTGGCCGAGGAGACCGACGAGGGGGTGGTCGACCTCTCGAACGGGTGTATCTGCTGCCGGCTCCAGGACGACCTCGTGACGGAGGTGACGCGGCTCGCCGAGTCGCGGACCTTCGACTACCTGGTCGTCGAGGCGTCCGGGATCAGCGAACCGATCCCCATCGCACGGACACTGACCGTCGGGACCGACGCGGGGAGCCTGCCCGACCGGTTCCGGCTCGATACGACCGTCTCGGTGGTCGACGCGTTCGGCTTCTGGAAGGCGTTCGACCCCGGCGAGTCGCTGCCCGAGGCCGCACCCGACCCACAGCGACCGCTGACAGAGGTGATGGTCGACCAGATCGAGTTCTGTGACGTGCTCCTGTTGAACAAGTGCGATATGGTCCCGGACGAGGAACTCGACGCCGTCGAGGCGGCAGTCCGCGAACTCCAGCCGCGAGCACGGCTCCACCGGACGACCTACTCCGAGGTCGACCCCGGTGCGGTGCTCGGGACCGGACTGTTCGACTTCGACGCCGCCCGGCGGAGCCAGGGGTGGAAGCGGGCGCTCGCCGGAACCGACGACGGCAGCGAGTCGGGCCACGACCACGGCGACCAACCCGCCGCGGCCGCACACGGCGTCGGGTCGTTCGTCTACCGGCGGGAGCGGCCCTTCGATCCCGAACTGTTCGACGAGTGGCTCGACGCCTGGGACGGCGACATCGTCCGCCTCAAGGGGTTCGTGTGGGTAACGAGCCGGCCCGAGACGGTTCTGGGAGTCAGCCAGGCCGGACCCGCGGTCAGGGCCGGCCCCATCGGGGAGTGGGGTGAGGACGACCCCGCGACGCGGCTCGTCGTCATCGGCCGGGACCTCGACGAAGACGCGGTGACAGCGGATTTAGACGCCTGTCTGGGCGGGGAGAGTGCCCCGCCGTCGGCCGAGGACGACCCGTTTCCCCGGGAGTAG
- a CDS encoding VanZ family protein, with protein sequence MNRPRRLVPVTVALLVLLGSLVPLSGGAGTTGLPFGLGLTTLGHLAGYGGLTVALAWERRVRAVGPLVAVVGVAVAFGVGVELLQSLVPTRQPSVADALVNGIGATAAAVVWSLGRSNVS encoded by the coding sequence GTGAACCGACCCCGGCGACTCGTGCCCGTTACGGTGGCGCTGCTCGTCCTCCTCGGCTCGCTCGTGCCACTTTCCGGTGGGGCCGGTACCACTGGGCTTCCGTTCGGCCTGGGACTGACCACGCTCGGCCATCTCGCCGGCTACGGTGGCCTGACCGTCGCACTCGCGTGGGAACGGCGTGTCAGGGCTGTCGGCCCGCTCGTCGCCGTCGTCGGCGTCGCCGTGGCGTTCGGCGTGGGAGTCGAACTCCTCCAGTCGCTGGTTCCGACGCGACAACCGAGCGTCGCGGACGCACTCGTCAACGGTATCGGGGCGACGGCGGCGGCAGTCGTGTGGTCTCTCGGTCGCTCAAACGTCTCTTGA
- a CDS encoding PQQ-binding-like beta-propeller repeat protein, giving the protein MPTRRQFVTAAGSALVALAGCPEGNDTDGNRQTTVPSATATRSRTEPGTDTDRETATPVTDESDRDWEPDWSIETGADHLVALTRDGESLYATLSHGDSSAIAAVDPDDGGFEWRTPFEGDAVTSSHLDQSNARDKWSVTPADGTLYVVTGAVDDYEWSALHAVDPTTGEELWSFRRERELAVAGVRDGTVVAGGLEFFVPDSTHDTPDEPLTTVVYGLDAATGQVRWERSYTAVSAATTYAGGVAVGERDRIVGTSLDGTEQWRVGTAQPRALLALDGSVVAAVADGDWSTMRAFDPDGTERWTRFRTADSFLVHDGVLYALGESTGALATDGTVRWEASGHGQWPLVAPDGETLYARAGIGMDSVDAFDLTRGTRRFRYETPSNNGWPAGATDGLVVAEAITPEEADFTSLLAVDETTGELRGVYRPADTVFDVAGVGETAYAAIGDELLAFGPPE; this is encoded by the coding sequence ATGCCGACGAGACGACAGTTCGTCACCGCAGCCGGATCGGCGCTGGTCGCGCTGGCCGGATGTCCCGAGGGCAACGATACAGACGGCAACCGGCAGACGACGGTCCCGTCGGCCACGGCGACACGCTCCCGGACCGAGCCAGGAACTGACACCGACAGGGAGACAGCGACGCCGGTGACCGACGAGAGTGATCGCGACTGGGAACCCGACTGGTCGATCGAGACCGGAGCTGATCACCTCGTCGCGCTGACCCGCGACGGCGAATCCCTCTACGCGACGCTGAGTCACGGGGACAGCTCCGCGATCGCGGCGGTCGATCCCGACGACGGAGGGTTCGAGTGGCGGACTCCCTTCGAAGGCGACGCGGTTACGAGTAGCCACCTCGACCAGTCCAACGCCCGGGACAAGTGGAGCGTCACCCCTGCCGACGGGACGCTGTACGTCGTCACTGGCGCGGTCGACGACTACGAGTGGTCGGCACTGCACGCGGTGGACCCGACGACCGGCGAGGAACTGTGGTCGTTCCGCCGCGAGCGGGAACTGGCGGTCGCCGGCGTCCGGGACGGAACTGTCGTCGCCGGCGGACTGGAGTTTTTCGTCCCGGACAGCACGCACGACACCCCCGACGAACCGCTGACCACCGTCGTCTACGGTCTCGACGCCGCGACCGGACAGGTCCGCTGGGAGCGGTCCTACACTGCGGTCTCCGCGGCGACCACGTACGCCGGGGGCGTCGCGGTCGGGGAGCGCGACCGTATCGTCGGAACTTCCCTCGACGGAACAGAACAGTGGCGCGTCGGGACGGCCCAACCACGCGCGCTGCTCGCGCTCGACGGATCCGTCGTCGCGGCGGTCGCCGACGGCGACTGGTCGACGATGCGGGCGTTCGACCCCGACGGGACCGAGCGCTGGACGCGCTTTCGCACCGCCGACTCGTTTCTGGTCCACGACGGGGTGCTGTACGCCCTGGGCGAGTCGACGGGCGCGCTCGCCACCGACGGAACGGTCCGCTGGGAGGCGTCCGGCCACGGTCAGTGGCCACTGGTGGCCCCCGACGGGGAGACGCTGTACGCCAGGGCCGGCATCGGGATGGACTCGGTCGACGCGTTCGACCTGACTCGCGGGACGCGCCGCTTTCGCTACGAGACGCCGTCGAACAACGGGTGGCCGGCCGGTGCGACCGACGGGCTGGTGGTCGCCGAGGCGATCACGCCCGAGGAAGCCGACTTCACGAGTCTGCTCGCCGTCGACGAGACGACAGGCGAACTGAGGGGCGTGTACCGACCCGCGGATACCGTCTTCGACGTCGCCGGCGTGGGCGAGACCGCCTACGCTGCCATCGGCGACGAACTGCTGGCCTTTGGCCCACCGGAGTAA